Genomic window (Ananas comosus cultivar F153 linkage group 1, ASM154086v1, whole genome shotgun sequence):
aaaaagagtccTCGCAGAAAAAGTGCCTAACACGTAAATGAACGGTGGCTGGCAGGCATCAAACAAATATGGTAAACAGGATGAGACCCCGCAGGTTCCTTCCAAGGGGAGAAGGAACACGTCGATCGACAAGCACACAAATGCTGGTATGTATGGAAATAGCAACAGAATAGCGTTGCACAATTGCAAAGGCAGAAAACTGTGAGGTTGAAACCTTTACTCGctttcgttttcttttcttttttttgttttttaatttattttgttaattaataTATCCAAACGCAGTGGGCCCAGCCTCGAGCGCTCGATCCGCTTGCAATCAAATTAATGTGGACGCTCCTTAACTGACCGTACGGCGGGTCCCACGTCCTCCGGccggtttttctttttttttttttttttttttttttttctctcgcttGTTTACAGCCGTggggggaaggaggaggagggggaggagaagaCGGATGAGACGGCGACAAGGAGCACGGAGTGAAAATACTAGTACTCCCTTTGGGAAAGGCTCCGCCAGAAGCCAGCACTGTAGAACTGGGCCCACATCTCCTTCTCCAACTGGGATACCTCCTCCGGCGACAGCGATTTGGCCGGCAGGGCGTCTGAGGCGTAGGCGAGGAGGAGGGACCCGGCGGACGCGTGGATGCGAAGATCGCCGACCGCCACCTCGTCGTCGCTAATTGAGCCTTCGACTttgccttcgccttcgccttcgccttcgccagTTGAGCCTCTGCCTCTGCCTTTGCCTTTGGGCCCTCCCAGCAGCCTCAGGGCAGCGGCTCCTCCTCTGCTGTGCTTCCTCATCACTCGCCTTTGGCGGCGCAGAGCGCGGATGACGAGCCCGGCGGGAAGTTTGACGAGGGCGAGGACGACGAGGTTGAGGAGGCCGCAGGGACAGCAGCACCAGATGGCCGCACACTCCGCTGCCGTCTCCCCAGCCATCTCCGCTATCCGCCGCCGGCCCAGTGGCTTTGAGGCAGAGGCGGCATCCGGCTGCCGTTGGGCGAGTGCCGTCGGACCACGGAGAAGAAGCTTCCTCTGCGCCATTGCTGTCTTCCCCTGATCGCCGCCCATTATCGACTCTGCACGAGCTCGCATCAATTCTGTTTTTCGGACCACATCATGGCCGGTGCACCCCACCCAGCCTTCTCTTGCTGGTTGCTCTTCCGCGGAAAGAGGAGGAGGCCGACAGCGAGACGAACCAATCAATTAATTACTAGCTAACCCAACGATAAGGATCTCGATCG
Coding sequences:
- the LOC109707836 gene encoding uncharacterized protein LOC109707836, yielding MRARAESIMGGDQGKTAMAQRKLLLRGPTALAQRQPDAASASKPLGRRRIAEMAGETAAECAAIWCCCPCGLLNLVVLALVKLPAGLVIRALRRQRRVMRKHSRGGAAALRLLGGPKGKGRGRGSTGEGEGEGEGKVEGSISDDEVAVGDLRIHASAGSLLLAYASDALPAKSLSPEEVSQLEKEMWAQFYSAGFWRSLSQREY